A genomic stretch from Erigeron canadensis isolate Cc75 chromosome 9, C_canadensis_v1, whole genome shotgun sequence includes:
- the LOC122583256 gene encoding uncharacterized protein LOC122583256, which translates to MSIQIREQINRNPGIPTRALQEELEQKLQVNVSWMKAFRAKQQANTDCKGDYHSQYALLRDYCEELRLQNPGTTVKIEVERTHNPDDPTRQFKRIYICPGSLKSGFKACGRDLIGLDGAFMKGPYPGKVLTAVGVDSNNGIYPVAYVVVEAENRHSWTWFLEYLGGDLDLAANSNFTFITDRQKGLIQAINNVFPAVEHKYCLKHIHENMKLHWRGRAYKDHLWRCATATTKPQFATVMESFKKLNVDAYNWLAKIEPKHWARSHFSGRCKSDMLHNNLCESLNKELVGAREKPIIACVDFIREYLMKRIVVVQKVIDRSKGPLTLAAMSIMNVTKQEANECKVIWNGGVKY; encoded by the exons ATGTCAATACAAATCAGAGAGCAGATTAATAGGAATCCAGGTATTCCAACAAGGGCACTTCAAGAAGAACTTGAGCAGAAGTTGCAAGTCAATGTATCTTGGATGAAGGCTTTTAGGGCTAAACAACAAGCAAACACAGACTGCAAGGGTGATTATCATAGTCAATATGCATTGCTTAGAGATTATTGTGAGGAGTTAAGGTTACAAAATCCTGGTACCACTGTGAAAATAGAAGTAGAGAGAACACATAACCCAGATGACCCAACAAGGCAGTTCAAGAGGATATACATCTGCCCGGGATCTCTTAAATCAGGATTCAAAGCATGTGGAAGGGATTTGATTGGGTTGGATGGTGCTTTCATGAAGGGTCCTTACCCAGGTAAAGTTTTGACAGCTGTTGGAGTGGACTCAAATAATGGCATCTACCCAGTTGCATATGTAGTGGTTGAAGCAGAAAATAGGCATTCCTGGACATGGTTCCTTGAATATCTTGGGGGTGATCTTGATTTGGCAGCTAATTCAAACTTTACTTTCATTACAGATAGACAAAAG GGTCTAATTCAAGCAATAAACAATGTGTTCCCTGCTGTTGAACACAAGTATTGCTTGAAACACATTCATGAAAACATGAAGTTGCACTGGAGGGGAAGGGCATACAAAGACCATTTGTGGAGATGTGCAACTGCAACTACTAAACCTCAATTTGCAACAGTCATGGAATCCTTTAAGAAGTTGAATGTGGATGCATACAACTGGTTAGCTAAAATTGAACCCAAACATTGGGCCAGGTCACACTTTTCTGGTAGATGTAAGTCAGACATGTTACATAATAACCTTTGTGAGTCTTTAAACAAAGAACTTGTAGGTGCTAGAGAGAAACCCATCATTGCATGTGTAGATTTCATTAGGGAATACCTTATGAAAAGAATTGTGGTAGTTCAGAAGGTTATTGATAGGTCTAAGGGTCCATTAACTCTAGCAGCCATGTCTATAATGAATGTAACTAAGCAGGAAGCAAATGAGTGCAAGGTTATTTGGAATGGTGGTGTTAAGTATTAG